The Acidimicrobiia bacterium sequence TCGTGCATCCCCCCTCGGTCGGCGTCCGATCGGGATCGTCGCGGCCGCGGGTCACAGCACGGAGAGACGATTGTGACGATCGCGTGGTCGCCGGCCACCTCCCACGCGCCTCCGGGAATGCGCGCCGGTAACGTGATCGGCTCCGGGCGTTTAGCTCAGATGGAAGAGCGCCTCCCTTACAAGGAGGAGGTCGGGGGATCGAGACCCTCAACGCCCACGGCGGCATCCCTGGTCGGGGGGCCGGACGTCCAAGTGGCCTGCTCCTGCGGGTCGGTCGTCAACTCGAAGAGCGCGGCGTTGGCCGCTCGTGCGGGCCGGCCATGACGATCGTGGCCGCCGCTTGGTCAACGGGTGGAGCTGCGGCTCGCCGCGTGCCCGCGCGGCTCGACGCGGAGGGCGGACCGCAAGTCGGCGATCGCGTCGGGAACGACGCGGTACCAGACCCACGTGCCCCGCCGCTCGCCCTCGATGACGCCGGCTTCCCGCAGCACCTTGAGGTGGTGGCTCACGGTGGGTTGTGACCGGCCGATCGGCTCGACGAGGTCGCACGCGCAGACTTCGCCG is a genomic window containing:
- a CDS encoding metalloregulator ArsR/SmtB family transcription factor encodes the protein MSRGTRACCPSLLDAPLTERDAATLAKRFAALADPARLRLLSLIAAQADGEVCACDLVEPIGRSQPTVSHHLKVLREAGVIEGERRGTWVWYRVVPDAIADLRSALRVEPRGHAASRSSTR